In Mycobacterium stomatepiae, the following are encoded in one genomic region:
- the mdlC gene encoding benzoylformate decarboxylase: MTTVRDAILDLFRSHNLTTWFGNPGSSELALLQDFPNDFRYFLGLQEMIPVGMADAYAQITRRPALVNLHTAPGMGNAQGQIYNAYVNKTPLVITAGNQRRNMQNQYCLLTNHEPTTAPKPFVKWAAEPATASESPAVLARAIHLATTPPMGPVFVSLPMDDMPIELTDDQLADISVVRDRTVTHATGFPTELAEQVGAQLDAASSPVIVVGGDIDRYDAYDAVIELAERTESPVYTAPLTGWSGFPENHRLYHGALPPGAGWISGLLAGHDLILTIGTPVFRYYPLVPGPYLPEGARLIQISNDPDEAARAPVGDAIVADIRTATKALAATVNRTQRSAPEPRAAVPERVSEQVPLKPADLWTAVAHAAPADTLWVSEAGSNEITMTESIRPGNPRSHLSAAGGGLGWGLPASVGAQIAAPDRPVVSLMGDGSIHYAITALWSAAHYNIPLTIVVASNAEYGVVKEFGVWEKTPNVPGLDIPGLDIVGTAASYGVDAHEAHSSDEVFELVKAGIADRNRPTLINARTTPVPAGFGS; the protein is encoded by the coding sequence ATGACCACAGTGCGCGACGCCATCCTCGACCTGTTCCGATCACACAATTTGACCACCTGGTTCGGTAACCCCGGCTCGTCGGAATTGGCACTGCTGCAGGACTTTCCCAACGACTTTCGCTACTTCCTTGGCTTGCAGGAGATGATCCCGGTCGGCATGGCCGACGCCTACGCGCAAATCACCCGCCGTCCCGCCCTGGTCAATCTGCACACCGCACCTGGCATGGGTAACGCGCAGGGCCAGATCTACAACGCCTACGTCAACAAGACGCCGCTGGTCATTACCGCGGGCAATCAGCGCCGCAACATGCAAAACCAGTACTGCCTGCTGACCAATCACGAACCGACCACGGCGCCAAAACCGTTCGTAAAGTGGGCTGCAGAGCCGGCGACCGCCAGTGAGTCCCCGGCGGTGCTCGCCCGGGCCATCCACCTGGCCACCACCCCGCCGATGGGCCCGGTGTTCGTCTCGCTGCCGATGGACGACATGCCGATCGAACTGACCGACGACCAGCTCGCCGATATCTCGGTGGTGCGCGATCGCACCGTGACCCACGCAACGGGCTTTCCGACCGAGCTGGCCGAGCAAGTCGGCGCACAACTCGACGCCGCCTCGTCGCCGGTGATCGTGGTGGGTGGCGACATCGACCGCTACGACGCCTACGACGCGGTGATCGAGTTGGCCGAGCGCACCGAATCACCCGTCTACACTGCACCTTTGACCGGTTGGAGCGGGTTCCCGGAAAATCACCGGCTCTACCACGGCGCCCTGCCTCCGGGGGCGGGATGGATCTCCGGCCTCCTCGCCGGCCACGACCTGATCCTCACCATCGGGACGCCGGTCTTCCGCTACTACCCGTTGGTGCCGGGGCCCTACCTGCCCGAGGGCGCTCGCTTGATCCAGATCTCCAACGATCCCGACGAGGCCGCCCGCGCCCCCGTCGGCGACGCAATCGTCGCCGATATTCGCACCGCGACAAAGGCTTTAGCGGCGACAGTGAATCGCACTCAGCGCTCCGCGCCCGAGCCACGCGCCGCGGTCCCCGAGCGGGTGTCGGAGCAGGTGCCGCTGAAGCCCGCGGATCTGTGGACCGCTGTCGCTCACGCCGCACCCGCGGACACCCTGTGGGTCAGCGAAGCAGGCAGCAACGAGATCACCATGACCGAAAGCATCCGTCCGGGCAATCCGCGGTCACATCTGTCGGCCGCCGGCGGCGGACTCGGCTGGGGGCTACCGGCATCCGTCGGTGCTCAAATCGCGGCTCCCGACCGTCCGGTCGTGTCCTTGATGGGCGACGGCTCCATCCACTACGCGATCACCGCCCTGTGGAGCGCCGCACACTACAACATCCCCCTCACCATTGTTGTGGCGTCCAACGCCGAATACGGCGTGGTCAAAGAGTTCGGCGTGTGGGAAAAGACCCCGAACGTCCCCGGACTCGACATCCCCGGGCTCGACATCGTGGGAACTGCCGCCAGTTACGGCGTCGACGCCCACGAAGCACACAGCTCCGACGAGGTATTCGAGCTCGTCAAAGCCGGCATCGCCGACCGCAACCGGCCCACCCTGATCAACGCCCGCACGACACCCGTGCCCGCAGGCTTCGGCAGCTAG
- a CDS encoding alpha/beta hydrolase — translation MNAAPEQTIVLVHGLWMTPFAWEDWVAHYRARGFSVLTPGYPGVAPGPAGVAALRENPQPLADLGVREVFDHLAEIIEELAEPPILMGHSFGGTFVQLLLDAGYGQAGVSIDGAAVKGIKALPLSEVRATFPVLKNPANLHRAVPITAEQFHYAFTNTLTEADSASAYERYTVPVPARILFQGGLANVTPHAATTYNFANDDRAPLLFIAGGHDHILPPAVQHENYTKNAKHSAAITAYKLFPERDHFTCGAPGWEEVADFALSWALNPVSGELD, via the coding sequence ATGAACGCCGCCCCTGAGCAGACCATCGTTTTGGTCCACGGCCTATGGATGACGCCGTTCGCCTGGGAGGACTGGGTCGCCCATTACCGCGCTCGCGGCTTCTCCGTCCTGACACCGGGCTACCCCGGCGTAGCCCCGGGGCCGGCCGGAGTCGCCGCGCTGCGCGAGAACCCCCAACCCTTGGCCGACCTTGGGGTGCGGGAGGTGTTCGATCATCTCGCCGAGATCATCGAAGAACTCGCCGAGCCGCCAATACTGATGGGCCATTCCTTCGGCGGTACGTTCGTCCAGCTCCTACTCGACGCCGGCTATGGGCAGGCCGGCGTGTCGATCGACGGTGCTGCCGTCAAAGGCATTAAAGCGCTGCCGTTATCGGAGGTCCGGGCTACATTTCCGGTATTGAAGAATCCTGCCAACCTGCACCGCGCGGTGCCCATAACAGCCGAGCAATTCCATTACGCGTTCACCAACACACTCACCGAAGCCGACTCCGCGAGCGCCTACGAGCGGTACACGGTTCCGGTCCCGGCGCGGATCTTGTTCCAGGGCGGCCTGGCCAACGTCACGCCCCACGCGGCCACCACCTACAACTTTGCCAACGACGATCGCGCGCCGCTGCTGTTCATCGCCGGCGGCCACGACCACATCCTGCCGCCCGCTGTGCAGCACGAGAATTACACGAAAAACGCCAAACACTCGGCCGCGATCACCGCCTACAAGCTCTTCCCTGAGCGAGACCACTTCACCTGCGGCGCACCGGGATGGGAAGAAGTCGCCGACTTCGCCTTGAGCTGGGCGCTGAACCCCGTGTCCGGGGAACTCGATTGA
- a CDS encoding PucR family transcriptional regulator: MVAASGLHNERQPKVAISNLVPRHSDVRRFTIRYMLKQRPPTVLVDRVRQQSDEIVTKVLTQLATEVPDFLPSGDDGVESVRENIADYLAEMLDWIDLGADPGHWNLDTAHRMRHRAGQGLTLSNLLHAYRLGGAAIWDELARLADTNEVDKEALIAATPSIFAWMNTNSLRAHAVFREIDIRDARRNEQVRAALLDTVLFNESSIGAPFWDAVAALGLPRTGQFTIIAATSAELSAQQSPPDIETLISAHSAVYDSWFRLASHAQLGVVSLRPNRSDALDGIASNICADIAVTIGLSSPFTDIADCSKARAQAQVAASASSAGRPTIRYDRDVMAVLLASSPDAAASVVRATLGPVLELPIERREPILTTVYTWLQRGQSVSATADELHCHRNTINYRLRRFAELTGRPLADNFWLAQVALALEAART; the protein is encoded by the coding sequence GTGGTCGCCGCGAGTGGGCTTCACAATGAACGGCAGCCCAAAGTCGCGATCTCTAACCTTGTGCCCCGGCACAGCGACGTGCGGCGCTTTACGATTCGATACATGTTGAAGCAGCGACCGCCAACAGTGCTCGTCGATCGCGTGCGGCAACAGTCAGACGAGATCGTGACGAAGGTGCTCACTCAGCTTGCTACTGAAGTCCCGGACTTCCTGCCCAGCGGTGACGACGGCGTCGAATCTGTCCGCGAGAACATCGCCGACTACCTCGCAGAAATGCTCGACTGGATTGATCTCGGCGCCGATCCTGGCCATTGGAATCTCGACACCGCACACCGAATGCGTCACCGCGCCGGCCAGGGCCTGACACTGTCGAATCTATTGCACGCCTACCGCCTCGGCGGGGCGGCTATCTGGGATGAGCTCGCACGTCTGGCGGACACAAACGAAGTCGATAAGGAAGCCCTCATTGCGGCGACACCGTCCATCTTCGCCTGGATGAACACCAATTCGCTTCGCGCACATGCTGTTTTCCGCGAAATCGACATCCGCGACGCGCGGCGCAACGAGCAAGTTCGCGCGGCCTTGCTTGACACGGTGCTGTTCAACGAGTCCAGCATCGGAGCGCCGTTCTGGGACGCGGTCGCCGCCCTCGGCCTCCCACGGACAGGTCAGTTCACGATCATCGCGGCCACCAGTGCAGAGCTTTCAGCCCAGCAGTCGCCCCCTGATATTGAAACGCTGATCTCGGCGCACTCGGCTGTTTACGACTCGTGGTTTCGCCTTGCGTCGCATGCGCAGTTGGGGGTCGTATCGCTTCGACCGAACCGCTCCGACGCACTCGACGGCATTGCCAGCAACATCTGCGCCGACATCGCCGTCACGATCGGCCTCAGCAGCCCCTTCACCGACATCGCTGACTGCTCTAAAGCCCGGGCTCAAGCGCAAGTCGCCGCGTCCGCTTCCTCGGCCGGTCGCCCGACTATTCGTTACGACCGCGACGTCATGGCGGTGTTGCTCGCCAGCTCGCCAGACGCCGCCGCATCGGTTGTCAGAGCCACGCTGGGCCCGGTACTCGAGTTGCCGATTGAACGGCGCGAACCCATCCTCACCACGGTGTACACCTGGCTACAGCGCGGTCAGTCCGTCTCGGCGACCGCCGACGAGCTGCACTGTCACCGCAACACCATCAACTACCGGTTGCGCCGATTCGCCGAACTCACCGGGCGACCGCTGGCCGACAATTTTTGGCTGGCTCAAGTCGCACTGGCGCTGGAAGCTGCACGCACTTAG
- a CDS encoding Trm112 family protein, with protein MHESLLEILCCPACLGGLDPNVLVNGGPNLVWGSLSCSECGLGIPVLEGFGFFTEPLPSGQIPDLMALRRLARSLLGSATDFEQYQSVRWKRGVLESYAAFHPFNESTRALEPLLPHVEPLLHPGDLILDVWCRTGWSGEYLAARFPRQRVLSLWEGNSSVMGYRGFRYLLSDRATNLDVCFVNPGEPWPFRDESMTLLHAADSVHRFPWPHFGAEALRVTKRRGAAVFPHVHLSNSEPDPFFERGGRHLHGRQYHSWLSAAGGVRDADGWVFSECTLFNGPSTAVLVDDCETSDYNGVLALIPRHRPPPETPSHLRAESTRYAVNPLFSLSISRGQWRVNPNLHGKSVAHLLGRHPVYEDRLPDEAVDVQDSTLSAYLLALVGQTTEQISAAFDSGLPVRDWLQFLEEQELIRGVPMSAAGHRMQRFHANQWASEPLPGSGQPSSTSQNCPSLSRGRTYPAPASTSWRGFSRARCRDITVKTRLSTSLATAFYCCGSPSSARPAERTCG; from the coding sequence ATGCATGAGTCGCTGCTCGAAATCCTGTGCTGCCCGGCCTGTCTGGGTGGACTAGACCCAAACGTGTTGGTCAACGGCGGACCGAACCTGGTCTGGGGCAGCCTGAGCTGCTCGGAGTGCGGATTGGGCATTCCGGTCCTGGAGGGATTCGGGTTCTTCACCGAACCACTGCCATCTGGCCAAATACCTGATCTGATGGCTTTGCGCCGGCTTGCTCGATCACTGCTCGGCTCAGCTACCGACTTCGAGCAGTACCAGTCCGTACGTTGGAAGCGAGGAGTCCTCGAATCCTATGCCGCGTTTCACCCGTTCAACGAATCCACCCGCGCGCTTGAACCACTGCTCCCCCACGTTGAGCCCCTACTCCATCCGGGCGATCTCATATTGGACGTGTGGTGTCGAACCGGCTGGAGTGGTGAGTATCTTGCCGCACGTTTTCCCCGGCAGCGAGTGCTGTCGTTGTGGGAGGGCAACAGCAGTGTCATGGGGTATCGAGGTTTCCGCTACCTGCTCTCCGATCGCGCCACGAATCTCGATGTGTGCTTTGTGAATCCGGGTGAGCCCTGGCCGTTTCGTGACGAATCGATGACGCTGTTACACGCCGCAGATAGTGTCCATCGCTTCCCCTGGCCCCATTTTGGTGCCGAAGCACTTCGGGTGACCAAACGCCGCGGTGCTGCGGTGTTCCCCCACGTGCACCTCAGCAACAGCGAGCCCGACCCGTTCTTCGAAAGAGGTGGCCGCCATCTGCATGGCCGCCAATACCATTCGTGGCTGTCCGCCGCCGGCGGGGTGCGCGACGCCGACGGGTGGGTTTTCAGTGAGTGCACTCTCTTCAACGGCCCGTCAACCGCGGTTCTCGTTGATGACTGTGAGACTTCGGATTACAACGGTGTCCTCGCGCTGATACCCAGACATCGTCCGCCTCCGGAAACACCTTCCCACCTGCGGGCGGAGTCAACTCGATACGCGGTGAATCCACTTTTCAGCCTTAGCATTTCGAGAGGTCAATGGCGGGTGAACCCGAACCTGCATGGCAAGAGCGTGGCCCACCTGCTCGGCCGTCATCCGGTGTACGAGGACAGACTGCCGGATGAAGCCGTTGATGTGCAGGACTCAACCCTGTCAGCATATTTGCTCGCACTGGTCGGCCAGACGACCGAGCAGATATCGGCGGCGTTTGATTCCGGGCTGCCAGTACGAGACTGGCTGCAGTTCCTCGAAGAACAGGAGCTGATTCGCGGTGTGCCCATGTCGGCGGCCGGGCATCGAATGCAGCGTTTTCACGCGAATCAGTGGGCATCCGAACCGTTGCCGGGTTCTGGTCAGCCATCCAGCACGTCTCAGAATTGCCCTTCACTATCGCGGGGCAGAACATATCCGGCCCCGGCCTCTACGAGTTGGCGCGGCTTTTCGCGAGCGCGATGTCGGGACATAACCGTGAAGACCAGGTTGTCAACGTCGTTGGCAACGGCCTTTTATTGTTGTGGTTCGCCCTCGTCAGCGCGTCCTGCGGAGCGAACGTGCGGCTAG
- a CDS encoding MBOAT family protein: MSWRLPPRWRATGITASGALILAVLSASSLLILAICAGWTFYVARRWIRRRGVLPIAVAVLAAFYAANLYFGKGNGDGLTQRVVLPLGMAFYVLRLVHYLFEAFKGNLRAHDFGEYLAYHFLPGSLPLGPIHRFDEFLRGWRRRRFDHPAFVHAMQRILYGLVKVVVVGNYNLGLQLSPYVAHWRETSGPLGSYLADLHYWTLLYVVFSGYSDIAIGFGALTGVTLRENFNWPFIARNISDFWQRWHMSLSSWCRDYVYIPVLAVSRRPSLALVSSMVILGLWHSLTLHYLLWGLYHGIGLAAHRRYRTARGEPQTRGPVASRVIQVATTVLTLNFVVLSFQVTDLVETWLLAGGV, encoded by the coding sequence ATGTCGTGGCGCCTTCCGCCGCGCTGGCGAGCGACTGGGATAACAGCCAGCGGCGCGCTGATCCTCGCTGTGCTCTCTGCGTCATCCCTGTTGATTCTTGCGATTTGCGCCGGTTGGACCTTCTACGTCGCACGCCGATGGATCCGCAGGCGCGGCGTGCTGCCGATCGCTGTGGCGGTGCTCGCGGCGTTCTACGCAGCGAATCTCTACTTTGGTAAGGGCAATGGCGACGGACTCACCCAGCGCGTGGTACTTCCACTTGGGATGGCTTTCTATGTCCTGCGGCTGGTGCACTACCTCTTCGAGGCATTTAAGGGCAACCTTCGTGCGCACGATTTCGGCGAGTACCTGGCCTATCATTTTTTGCCGGGGTCCCTGCCGCTAGGTCCGATCCATCGTTTCGACGAATTTCTCCGCGGCTGGCGCAGGCGGCGCTTCGATCATCCTGCATTCGTGCATGCGATGCAGCGCATCCTGTACGGACTCGTCAAGGTCGTCGTGGTGGGCAACTACAACCTGGGCCTCCAGCTCAGCCCGTACGTGGCGCACTGGCGAGAAACCAGTGGCCCGCTCGGTAGCTATCTCGCCGATTTGCATTACTGGACATTGCTGTATGTGGTCTTCAGCGGGTACAGCGATATCGCAATCGGATTCGGCGCCCTTACCGGTGTCACACTCCGCGAAAACTTCAACTGGCCGTTCATCGCGCGGAACATCTCAGATTTCTGGCAACGGTGGCACATGTCGCTGTCGAGCTGGTGCCGTGACTATGTGTATATCCCGGTACTCGCAGTCAGCCGCCGGCCGTCGCTGGCTCTCGTCTCGAGCATGGTGATTCTTGGGCTGTGGCATTCGCTGACGCTTCATTATCTGCTGTGGGGCTTGTATCACGGCATCGGTCTCGCTGCCCATCGCCGCTATCGGACGGCACGTGGCGAGCCGCAAACTCGGGGCCCCGTGGCAAGTCGCGTGATTCAGGTAGCGACGACCGTACTCACGTTGAACTTCGTGGTGCTCAGTTTTCAAGTCACCGATCTGGTCGAAACATGGCTTCTTGCAGGAGGTGTGTGA
- a CDS encoding AMP-binding enzyme translates to MRIVDDAGHEVPPGAAGELTVRGKMLMSGYFDEPALTATALRDGWLHTGDIARLGSDGNYRICGRKKNIVIRGGYNIHPEEITEVLQMHPSVTEAVSFGRLDPIWGETLVALVVARDVAVSELHEYCAMHLEPRKLPTRIVIVPKLPRGRSGKVLLDQASTMVAAAEVSHSASAGGSTGAIEDRLLDVAARCFKQPRAALRLTSSPEDISGWDSLAHMEFVVAIEAEFGIELSARDIMGLTRLDKALPLVQR, encoded by the coding sequence TTGCGCATCGTGGACGACGCGGGCCACGAGGTACCGCCCGGCGCTGCGGGAGAACTGACGGTCCGCGGAAAGATGCTGATGTCCGGCTATTTTGACGAGCCGGCACTGACCGCCACGGCACTTCGCGACGGCTGGCTTCACACCGGGGACATCGCTCGCCTCGGTAGCGACGGCAATTACCGAATCTGCGGTCGGAAGAAAAACATTGTTATTCGTGGTGGCTACAACATCCATCCAGAGGAAATCACCGAGGTTCTTCAGATGCACCCGAGCGTGACAGAAGCGGTGAGCTTCGGGCGACTCGATCCGATATGGGGCGAGACTCTCGTCGCGTTAGTAGTCGCGCGCGATGTCGCGGTTTCAGAACTCCACGAGTACTGCGCCATGCACCTGGAACCACGCAAGTTGCCGACCCGAATAGTCATCGTGCCGAAGTTGCCACGGGGCCGCAGCGGCAAGGTGCTCTTGGATCAGGCCAGCACGATGGTCGCGGCCGCTGAGGTGTCTCATAGTGCCAGCGCCGGAGGATCGACCGGCGCGATAGAGGACCGGTTGCTCGATGTCGCCGCACGTTGTTTCAAACAACCACGCGCCGCACTCCGGCTGACCAGTTCACCCGAAGACATTTCCGGCTGGGATTCTTTGGCGCACATGGAGTTCGTCGTGGCGATCGAAGCGGAGTTTGGTATCGAGCTCAGCGCGCGAGATATCATGGGACTCACCAGGTTAGACAAAGCTCTCCCCCTGGTTCAGCGGTGA